The Plasmodium vivax chromosome 13, whole genome shotgun sequence nucleotide sequence AAAAGTTgcaaattacaaaaaaaaaaaaaaattctaaaaaTTGTCCAAATTGTAAATGAGATAAGTGTCAACCGTTTTCGGAAGAGCGCAGAGCGCCTGAGGTGTGCGTTATGGCGCGGATATATTTTGCTGCTCCATTTTGGGGCCACATTTTACGGCCCCATTTTGCGGCTCATTCTGCTGCCACCATTTTgcggccattttttttttcccccatttgaagaaaacaattttgcctttttaaaCACTTAACCGAGGAGACATGCATGCCCTTCCTCTCGCTCATTTTAAAGCTCCTTGTTTATGGTCCCATTCTCCTGCATCACTCTGTTCACGAGTGTGCTCACCTCCTTGGATATCTAAAAGAAGGGGATGTTGATGTGTGGAGCGTTTCCGCATGGAAGGGGTTCTTCGCGGTGCTATTTCActgtgcatatgtgtgtaccCACTCGTCAGTGCGCATTGCAGGTGTGCAGCGACAAATGGAGGATGGAAGTTCCCCCCCTAggtttgcccatttttaccttcataatgatgttgtaaaaattaaaaacataacTCGATATGTACTTGTAGTTTTCTTGGGACATATAGGACTTTGTGAATGGAAGGAAAATAACTGTGAATCGTAAAATGAGGTAGACTGAGATTGCTAGGTAGAGAAGTTTGCAAATCGGCTTGATGATTCCGTCCCATAGGAGCATGCTGGCGAGGTATCTGTGTTGGTAGCAAAGGGGAGTTGGCTAGCTGTGCGAGTGAGCGGTGGGCTGCTTAGCGGCGTTGCGATTGGCTGCTAGGCATGGGGGGAACCACCCCCTCACACGTACACGATGTACATCCACTCCAGTATGGTAAAAATCGCGGAGGAGAGCAAAATGAATCCGAGAAAATTATTCTTCTCATCAAACATAGAATATAGCTGGATGCTTATGGGTACTAAATCGGAGGATTTTCTAAACCAGTTGAGGTGGAACAACGACTCTGCGAAGGGTAGAGAGGGTAAGTGTGCGTGTGGGTTgcttcaaaaaaggggttccATCGGAAGTTCAATGGCAGCGCGTCTGCTCGGCTACCCCAATGCATGTATACGCACATAGCATATACGCGCAAACGCACAACTGAGCGCAGGGCCGAACTGGACCAGCCGCTAATGGGGCGTACTGATTGGCCTGGGCAAGACGGGGCAGGGCGCCTTCTTCACATAAACCTTTTTCACATGGTCCACTTTGAGCTCCCTTCTTATTTCTAACTTGATGGgccttttctccctctttcgATAATACAGAAAATTGTACACTTCGTCTTCCGTGCTGGAATAGATATTATAGCACCCATTCCATACGATGTGGCAGAAGATCAGGTACGAAATGAGGAAGCAGTAGGTCGCTATTCTTTGGAAGTCCATTTTGTGAGCGGCGGAGGGGCTTGTGCTTCGTCCAGATGTCTTTTGGGCTTCCCCGTTTTGTGCGCtttcgtttcgttttttcgtccTTTTTCGGTTTATTTTCGCACGTTTTTCGCGTTTCTcacttttctttcttttgtttcttttcttactttttcctcccttttgctaATCGGACGAAGACGAATTTctcatcctttttttacctgcgGCGTCCTCTGAGCCATTCCGCTGCAAAACTTTTCAGCAGCGTTCCTCTGGGGCGGCGTAATCGGCGGGGATGTGTCAAATGAAAGACATaccgagaaaaaaaaaaaaaaaaaaaaaacaattctCATTTTAATGCCATACAAAATTTaccaatttaatttttaactcCCGTAGTTCTCTAAATGGTGAATAAAATGGCGGGAAAAGTAACTTCCACAAAATTGTGTTATTTTGGAAGGCGTGATCGGCCCCTACCATTTTGTacgtacatgtgtatatttcTCACTTGCGTGTCTGTatcgtcgttttttttttttttttttttccatccgtTTAACATAAATGTAGAGGTGTTTTTTCTCACTATTTAGGGCGCTCCATATGTTTCTAAGTGGACTCCCCTCGCTTAATGTCGAGCAATTTTCCCCGTCCACTTACTCTCTCAAAGAGTTGCgccttttcgttttatttaaCATTCAACGGGGAAGTCTACCCCCCCTTCCCCGAATGAACCAAGTTACACACAGACAAGAACATCCCAACTCTCTCAACAGGTATGTCCCCTTAAAATTTACGAGGCATTTTTTGCGAGGCATTCCCCAAGTGAAGGAAAATTTACCCATCGTGATAAGCAGAACGGAGGGAGAAATTCATGGGCCACCCGAGTGCCACTACTGCCAAGTAGTGGCATAGGTTATCAttaaactctttttttttttttacataataaaagaatggggggaaatgaaCAACGAAATGGTTAACCATAGGTGCACTATTAAAGAGTTCCTTTTCTAGTTTTAAGGGAAAACAGTTTGACCCTCTCTGGGTTTTACCACCTAATGCGCAGAAACGGGACATACCGCTGTACGGAAGTTATGCATGCGTGAGTGCATGACCATACCTACGTCTATGCATGTGTGTTCACCTTTGTGCGTTCTGCTCATATTTGTTTTCATGTGCGGGTTATACGACACTTTTGGGGgaaacataattttgttccttccTCAACTTGGCTAACCAAGTGCTGCATCGATAAGGCGAATTGAGAATGAGGAAACCGCGCATCGTTTAAAATGCCGCTAGAGGATATTAATCCATCGCGACGCATCGCGACGGTGGCGGGGATAAATAAAACCGCACTTTCGTTTCgtattccccccctttttcatgtgcataattttaccGAGTCGTATACAACGCGTATGAGAAAATGTGCAATCCGCCAGTGCATGCTATCATAGGGGTACCTTCGGCAGTCCACgcgttttaattatttttcctcttctgcctCGCCGCACTTGAAACTTCGTTCCCTTAAATGCATGCAGAATGTGAATACGTACCTTCGTCATCGTATCATTTCTTCCTACTATTGCTCCTTTAACCGTTTAGTGcgtcattttctttttttttttttttcccataattTTTAGCTCACAGAGCGTTGAATCGGTTAAACGCTTTTCTTCACTTTATCTGTACCTCTCAAAACGAGTAAGCAGAAGCGGAAGttaaattttgcttttttttttttttttttttttttcccaatggGGCGAAGGCGCCTCgacaaaaatgcaaacgaCGCGGCCACCACGAACAGCGGAAAGAACGTGAAAAATACGAGCATTGGGAAAAACGTAAAGagcgcaaaaaagaggaaaaggaaaaagagctCCGATAGTGAGGACGACGACGACATTGAAATCACCAACACGAACGTCAATTTGAACCGAAATGTCGCCGTTTCGTGTAAATTCAAGCAGAGGGAAAAAGTGGACATCAATTTGATCCTGGCCCAGGACGAGGCCGACGCATCCAAGTAGGAAACGAGCGCAGTGCCCATCGGGATATGGCCATTCCTATGAGAATATACGCATGTGCGTATGTTTATGTGTTTAGTTAATCCCCCAAGGGGATGACTCTGATGAGTGGTCCATCGGATGGGACAAGTCCAGCTCCTTTTGCTCATacgcatgcatatataaaaaaggagtcgGTTCGAATAAGCTCCGCGAGGTGACCACCCAAATGGCAGAAGGGTGTCTTTCCCATGTAGGATGGCCTCCCTGCAACTTTATCACAttgttcttttcccccctgtttgGTTCATTCTCCACGCTAGCCATCCATTTcgtttcccattttttccctagAACGAAGACCTACTGCTGGACCAAAGTTAATGGAGGCCAAAGTTCCCTCGCGCGAAGAAAGTTTTGCATCGTTTGCGGGTTCGAAGGAAAATACAAATGTTTAAAGTGCTACGAACACAAGCCAGTGTCCTTCATCAGGTACTACTGTTCtttgaaatgtaaaaaggtCCACGATGAGTCCTCATGTTGTAAGAGTAAGATGTTGGACACGTGGTAGAAGGTAGTTGCGTAACTGTGTGGGTGGGAACCCGGTTAAGGATCCCAAGGCGGTGTAGCCCACTTTTGCAAAAGCTTCCcgcgtttgtttttttttttcttcattacGATAGCATCGTCATAGTTCCGCAGCGCGTTTCATTTGGCGAGCGATGACGCACTTTGCTATTCTCCCCCGATAGCAGCCACATCCTTACGTGGTCTcacttttttatcatttcattttgtcctttttttttgtacatttttgcgtttttttcggTTAAAATTGactcaaaaaagggaaaaaaaaaataaaaaaaaataatttaaccAAACGAATGAAAATGAGGAGTGCCCCGTGGGGCAGCTTCACCTCGCGGATGGGCACAtggcaattatttttttttttaaaagcggGTTTGTCACCCGTTTGCGTGATGAGCTGAGGGCGGCGTACACCCGctggattttattttttctgtaaacatttttgcagcGCATTGGCttcgctttcccccccttatTTTTACACCTTCTCGTGGATGCTGTCCACATCGTCGTAACCGTCGCTATCGCTATCGTCGCTGCTGTCGCTGCCTGCGCCGCCAgcgccgccaacaccgccatcGCCGCGTACGTCCCCCTCCTCGTTCAGCACAATGTTGGCCGCCCGCGAGCTGCCCACATTGGAgatgttaaaaaagtgaattccctttttgttaaacTTGAGCAGCAGTTTTAAAAAGTCGTTTTCATCCAAACTGACGCTCCTGCACTCAGTCATGTCCAGCTCCTTGAGAGTATCGAGgcagtattttttaaaaggaaaattaacgggcacaattttgttaaacgTACAAAAATTCTTGTAATTATGTTCGAGCATATTTAAAACAGCGTTCctcttaaaaatggcatgaagtgtttttcgttttctgcTAAAACAAATTCTTAGCAAATTATCCCATTcatcaaaattaataaaaaaattattttcctttggGATAAGTTTCAAAATGACGCTATCAacttttggggggggattAAAACTACTTCGATCGACATTGCATATTTTAACAACTTTGCAGAATAACTTCACATTTACAGTCAGCCTGCTGTAGTTGCTATCGCCTACATTGGCTAGCATCCTGTCTGCAAATTCTTTTTGAAACATTAACACGGCACATTTGAATAATGGTCTGTGTGCAATTAACTTGAAAATGAGTGGGCTGGATATTTTATATGGAATGTTCGCTGTGCATATATCAAATCTGGGGAAAACTGTTTTTATGGCATCCCCTTCGTACACTTCCAAATTGTTATACCCTTCATACAGACatctttttttcacttcactTACCATTCTTGCGTCGATATCTATGGTGATCACTTTTTTCGCTATAGGTAATAATTTCACTGTTAGGTTTCCCGTCCCGCATCCTATTTCCAGCACCACGTCTGAACTCTTTATTTTGGCTGCCAATAGAATTTTATCTAATATACCGGGGTTCTTGAGCAGGTGCTGTCCGTGCTTCTTATACAGTatcatgttcattttgtttccgCTTTTCGGCTTGGACGTGCTGATGTGCCTGCTCGcgtttcccccttggggggcacttttctttttccctaTCGCGTCACTCACATTTTTCAGTATGCTCACGGGTTTGTTGGCCACCCCTTGGTGGTACCCGCGCTTGGGCTTCATCTTCGCCGCGCTGCTGCTGGAGAGGGCGTTTTGCAGGTTGCGCAGAAGGGCGAGGCCGCCTGCTCGCATGGCATGGGCGGGGGCGCGCCTGCTCGGTCGGTTCGGTTTGCGACAGTTCGGCAGATTACCAAgtctgccgctcccccgcgcTAGAGTGGCCAAAATGAGAATTTTCTCATCGCAGCGTCCTCAAAAAggctatctttttttttccaaaacggaaaagcatttcttaaaaaaagagccactttaaaatgtttgaaaaaaaaaaatcacgaaAGAACATaaactttttgttttttttgtgcgcatttcccttttgaaaaaaaatcgctaTCCGTTCCGggaattttccaaaatgaaaaatgaggTGCCTAACGACGTGGCGACGTGGTCAGTCTGAAGCAAAATCGCATCATACATGCTTACATCCTTCGCGTGAAGGAGGAGCCACCTCCGGAATTTAGCAGGCAACAATGAACAATACGCGGCGGAACGAACTTAACATGGAAGATTCATTCCAGGAGAGGATTATCCCGCGTCGAAGTTGTAAAACTCTCAGACGagatgtttaattttttttttttttttttttttcctcgctgCGAAATTTTCGATCCATCTTGGCGAATTATTTTGTTGCGTTGAATTGTGCCCCTGTGAGAGTTGCATACCCTTCACGGTATAAACGActtgtttgtaaaaattatcctCATTCTTGCcaataaaatgggaaaaagagaaaacatGGCCAAAAGAAGGCGAGCGAGGaaggcccccttttttgacatTCACGTGGCGAAGTTGACTGGAAAAAATGCCAGACGGTGGAAACAGAACGAAGCATTGGCCGTGCgcatttttgtgaacatCTCCGCGTAGGAAGTGACCCACTGCATTTCTACCAAATGTTGCTTTGTTGCTTTAAAAGGAACAGCACACTTATGCATAGAGGTGTAGTTATATGCCCCTTTTAATACCCTCTCCCCCTCGAATAGCATACCACAGAAGGGGCTTAAGGTGAAGGGCGAAGTAGGGGGAGAATAAAATAGCAGTGAGATGCGGTATCTCCGTATGTTAACCCACCCTgcagtttttaattttcaaatTAGGCCATGGACACATCTTTGTAATCCGCCATGTGGTGAGCATAAACATGAATCGCCATGGTTGGGGGGGTAGGACGCCCGCACGTGGCTGTAAAACTGATTGCGAGGCAAATTTCGCCATGCTGTACCATTTAAcctatttttgcttaaatgGTGTACCTGTACATTTGTGGGGATCGCCTCGTTAAGCATTTCTCTGATTACACACAAGTCCACGCAATAGCTAACAGGGCGCACATACATTACGTGTCAATCATTTggatgaagcaaaaaaattgacttAAAActtcttttgcctttttttttcaaatacgTTAACCATGTTGCTGTTTTAAAGAAAGGGGGGGTGTAGAACTGTTCGAagatcacttttttttttttttctttaaaggtACGTTTAATGTCCCCATTCGATCAACAATCTTACACGTAAATGACGAATCAgtatgcacttttttttttttttttttttttttttttttttatctcccccTGAACCCTTTTACGCATATCTTACCCCCTTAGCatatggcaaaatggcattaAATCCTTGCATAGTaagtttcccttttcttgtCGGTTAAATCGACGCGTTGGTTGAAAATCCCACTTTCAATTTTAtgcgttaaaaaaatgagcaggtATGCACATACATGCGGGGTTGTCTCAGTACGAACGTGTATGACCAAGCAGTGTAGCgtgtacatgtgtgcatcACCCATGTAGGTAGTTTGTGTatgcccccttttgcgcaccACCCATTGGTGTATCGCGCGTGGGCGGACTAGGGGGTCGCTGCGTGTTCCGTTCCCACGTTCGTTTTTGTCATCGGGCTGGTTTTCCTCTTATGGCGTTTCCACTTGGTTACTTTGAGCTGGTTATTTTCAGTTATGTtcactcgttttttttcgctcttttttcgctcttttttcgctctttttttggctccttttttggctctttttttcgcttttttttttaattattttttttcagttcgtTCCCCtgggttcctttttttcaagttGGTATCCCCATTAACTGTGCAAAGCAACTCTCCCCCAGTTTGCACTTTTCCAAAAGATGTGAATGACGGCCGCGTTACACATCAACCCATTCCCCCTAATTTCCCTCATGCACACAAACGTATGAATGGGAAATTACATATGCAAATGGcgcttaaaaaatgtgctttATTTCGCCATTTCCTCGTTTTCTGGCGGCTAGCTGCTGCGCGCCCCTTGGACTATTTCGCGTCATCGTGGGGACTCACacatacgtttttttttttttttattccttttgaCTTACAATGCTATGAGAGGATGGCGCAGAAAAGAgaagtacttttttttttgccatcatTGTTGAACAATTTCTTAAAACATGCTGAATTATGTGTGTAACTGCGCGTCCGGCATATTagcattctttttttttttcatgcagTGATAATCGCCATGTgaattttccatttggctcAGTGAGGCGCGCATGTTGGCGTGCAAACGCAGGAGCGCACAAATGGGTAAGCAGCTTGCGTGAGTGGAGGTGTGTATATAAGGGGAATTCATATGGGTCTATATCAGGACGTATGTTTATGTATGTTTAGGTTTGTTTACGTATGTTTATGTGTGTTTACGTATGTTTAGGTTTGTTTACGTATGTTTATGTGTGTTTACGTATGTTTAAGTATGTCTACTTATGTGTATTTGTATGTAGTTATGCGTATTTATATGGACTCATGTGTATTTGTATGTACTTGTATGTACCTTTGCGCGCACACGCATAGACGCTACAGCGCAACGGCGTGGCTCGGCCGGACGCCTGAGCAAACACACATGTACTCCTACGTATGTACACACTGCTGGGGGGACCCAGTTCTTGCGCGAAGCAGATTTATGcagttatttttccccccattttaaaCGTTTCACCCAGTTAATTCTTTCCGCTTTAAAGGGGAACTAAATTggttttgtttattt carries:
- a CDS encoding dimethyladenosine transferase, putative (encoded by transcript PVX_085660A), coding for MRAGGLALLRNLQNALSSSSAAKMKPKRGYHQGVANKPVSILKNVSDAIGKKKSAPQGGNASRHISTSKPKSGNKMNMILYKKHGQHLLKNPGILDKILLAAKIKSSDVVLEIGCGTGNLTVKLLPIAKKVITIDIDARMVSEVKKRCLYEGYNNLEVYEGDAIKTVFPRFDICTANIPYKISSPLIFKLIAHRPLFKCAVLMFQKEFADRMLANVGDSNYSRLTVNVKLFCKVVKICNVDRSSFNPPPKVDSVILKLIPKENNFFINFDEWDNLLRICFSRKRKTLHAIFKRNAVLNMLEHNYKNFCTFNKIVPVNFPFKKYCLDTLKELDMTECRSVSLDENDFLKLLLKFNKKGIHFFNISNVGSSRAANIVLNEEGDVRGDGGVGGAGGAGSDSSDDSDSDGYDDVDSIHEKV
- a CDS encoding hypothetical protein, conserved (encoded by transcript PVX_085650A), encoding MDFQRIATYCFLISYLIFCHIVWNGCYNIYSSTEDEVYNFLYYRKREKRPIKLEIRRELKVDHVKKVYVKKAPCPVLPRPIKSLFHLNWFRKSSDLVPISIQLYSMFDEKNNFLGFILLSSAIFTILEWMYIVYLASMLLWDGIIKPICKLLYLAISVYLILRFTVIFLPFTKSYMSQENYKYISSYVFNFYNIIMKISKEVSTLVNRVMQENGTINKEL
- a CDS encoding hypothetical protein, conserved (encoded by transcript PVX_085655A); this translates as MGRRRLDKNANDAATTNSGKNVKNTSIGKNVKSAKKRKRKKSSDSEDDDDIEITNTNVNLNRNVAVSCKFKQREKVDINLILAQDEADASKTKTYCWTKVNGGQSSLARRKFCIVCGFEGKYKCLKCYEHKPVSFIRYYCSLKCKKVHDESSCCKSKMLDTW